CACTGCTTTGGGCCATGGTGGGTCACTTTTCATTTACCTCGTGGATCTGGGTACCGGATCTGTTCATGAACCCATGGTTCCAACTGGTGTTGGCAACGCCAGTACAGTTTGTGATTGGATGGCAATTCTATGTGGGAGCCTATAAAGCGCTCCGTAATGGCAGTGCCAATATGGATGTACTGGTTGCTTTGGGTACAAGTGCGGCTTTCTTCTACAGTCTGTATCTGACCCTGACCAGTGGCAATGCAGCTTCGACCATGATGGATCATGGTGGGACGGGAATGGCTACAGCAGCCATGCCAACCGTGGAGCTTTATTATGAGACGAGTGCAATTCTGATTACGTTGATCCTATTGGGAAAATGGTTTGAGGCGGTAGCCAAGGGGCGTTCCTCTCAGGCAATCAAGAGCCTCATCGAACTGGCTCCGCGTGAAGCCAGAGTGATTCGTGATGGACAGGAGGTTATTGTACCGTCTGCGTATGTCGCGGTAGGTGATCTCGTTCTGGTAAAACCCGGAGATAGCATTCCTGTCGATGGCGTCGTGGAGGAGGGGCAGTCTTCTGTCGACGAATCCATGTTAAGCGGAGAGAGCCTGCCCGTGGATAAAAAACCAGGGGACGCCGTTACAGGTGCTACGTTGAATAAAAATGGAGTATTAAGACTGCGTGCGACCCGCGTGGGCTCGGACACGGCGTTATCCCAAATTATTAAAGTGGTTGAACAAGCGCAGGGTTCCAAGGCCCCTATTCAGCGGATTGCCGATGTGATCTCAGGTATCTTTGTTCCGATTGTTGTAGGCATCGCAGCAGTCACGTTCCTGATCTGGTATTTTTTCGCCAGTCCCGGTGACTTTGCCGGTTCGCTGGAGAAGGCGATTGCTGTACTTGTCATAGCCTGTCCTTGTGCGCTTGGACTCGCAACTCCAACGTCCATTATGGCTGGATCAGGGCGTGCGGCGGAATATGGTGTGTTGTTCAAAGGCGGCGAACATCTGGAATCGGCACAGCAGATCCAAACCGTTGTACTGGACAAAACAGGTACAGTTACCCAAGGCAAGCCCGTGCTTACGGATGTGGTGACGGCTCCAGAATGGACGGAAACGGACCTGCTGCAACGGGTGGGAGCAGCAGAGCAGAGTTCGGAGCATCCATTGGCTGAGGCGATTGTAGAAGGAATCCGAGGTAAAGGTCTGGAACTGGTCCAGTCAGAGCAATTCGAGAACATACCGGGATATGGTGTGCGAGCTCGGGTTCAGGGACAAGAGATCCTGGTCGGGACACGTAGGCTGCTTACGGATGCGAAGGTGAATGTCTCCGAGGAAACGATGCAACAGATGAATAACCTTGAGGAACAAGGACGCACAGCGATGCTGGTCGCCGTGGACGGTCAATGGGCTGGGGTTGTTGCGGTGGCGGATACCATCAAGGAAACTTCACGGGAAGCCATTCAGCGGCTTCATGCTATGGGAATTGATGTCATCATGATTACGGGAGACAATGAGCGGACAGCACGCGCTGTAGCGGAGCAAGCCGGAATTAATAAAGTTCTGGCTGAGGTACTGCCAGAGGGTAAAGCGGCAGAAGTGAAAAAACTTCAGGAGAGTGGCCTCAAGGTAGCGATGGTTGGAGATGGTATCAACGATGCTCCGGCCCTTGCTACAGCCGATATTGGTATGGCCATCGGAACCGGAACCGATGTAGCGATGGAAGCAGCGGATATTACGCTAATGCGCGGCGATCTGAACAGTATTGCAGATGCAATCGAGATGAGCCGGCGCACGATGGGCAATATCAAGCAGAACCTGTTCTGGGCACTTGGCTATAACGTGATTGGGATTCCAATTGCAGCAGTGGGCTTCCTAGCTCCTTGGTTGGCAGGTGCGGCCATGGCGTTCAGCTCTGTGTCGGTTGTATTGAATTCGCTGCGTCTGCAACGGATGAAACTGAAAAGCAATGACTGATGTCCATTGAGGGACGTGATTCAACTTTCTATTATGCTCAAAAGTAAGCATAGGGTGCGGTCCGCTGCGGCGGAGCGTGCTTTTTTTTGTTATGGAAAGATGTCTGAGATATGTTAAGGGAATGGTCCTTTCCTTGTTATTAGAAGGTGAGCGTGTGAAGTGATGTCCTCTTATGAAATGGAATTCATTGTTTGTGAAACACATCTTAATCTTTCTGAACCTTTCAGAAATAGATTGACAATATAGACATATAGACTTAAAATTTAAAACGATTGTTTGATTCAAACAATCGTTTACATCAAATTCGAACTAATGAGTAATGGAGGACATCATTTATGTTGCAGGCTTTACGTATATTGTTGAAAAAACCGCCAGTAATTGTGGGGATCGTGACGGCACTTATGTTCCAAGTGATCTTCAGCGTGATCTGGATGACAGCATATTCCGGAGTGAATGACCGGATGAATGAATTGACGGTTGCCGTTGTCAATGAGGATGGAGAGCAGTCCAAGGGGATCGCAGATCGTATGGCTGAGACGCTTCCTTTTCATACCGTAACTAATCTGAGTGCTGCCGAAGCACTTGACCAGTTAAATCATCGCAAGATTCATATGGTGCTGAATATTCCTGCAGGGTTTAACGAGCTGATTCAGACAGCCGGTTCCACTGCCGAAATCAAGTACACCATTAACGAGGCGAACCCGGTTACGATAAAAAGCATGATGCAAGGTGTATCGCAAAGCGTGACGAACACGATTAACAAGCAAGCAACCGCTCAAGGTGTGCAAGCTGTGTTGACGGCTTCCGGAGCGCCTGCAGATCAGGCAGCTGAAGCTGCTGCCAACCTGACTACCCGCGTGGAAGGTACAACGACTTCTATTAATCCGGTTAACGGCATGAACAACCAGATGGTGCCGATGATGATGGTACTCGCTTCTTATGTGGGAGCCATGATTATGGGTATGAACCTGCAGACAGCGATGGGTATGCTGTCGGCTACTCACTCCCGCTGGACTTTGTTTGGCGCCAGAGTAGTCATTAATCTGGGGTCTGCTCTTGTGGTTTCCCTGCTGGGATCATCACTGATCGTGTCGCTGGGCGGACAGATCGAGCAAGGATTTATCGCATTCTGGTTGTTCCAGGCGTTGTTCCTCTGCACGTTCATGTTCTTCTCCCAGTTCTTCCTGATCTGCTTTGGACCAGCGGGAAGTTTGTTCAACATCATTTCACTGTCGCTGCAACTGGTATCTTCCGGTGCAATGGTGCCACGTGAATTGCTGAACAGCTTCTACAGTGGTATTGGTCAGTATCTGCCTGCCACATATGCCGTTCAAGGTGTTCTGAGCGCTCAACTGGGTGGACCTGGAGTTCAATCCGCTGCTGGTTCAATTACCATTGTATTGCTGGTTGCTGTAGCCCTTTCCCTGGTGGTGACGTTGTTGAAAAAACAACGCATGCCAGCTGGGGCACCAAGCCCGGCTCAAATGAACAGCTAATATTCCAGTCATCATGGTTGTTCTTCATAGGATATGATCAAGCACCCCGGTGATTTTCACCGGGGTGCTTGGTTTAATAGTAGGTTGAGGTGGCTAGCTTTGCAGAACCACAGGCGGCACACCTTGCGCTTTGATGCACAAACTTTCATAATGAAACGATAGAGTAGTCTCGCTGCAGCCCGGTGAGCTGGAGCAAATGAATAGAACGGACAAGAGGAGCGGACGGAATGACGGAACCGGAATTGGATATAAAAACGAGGATTTTGCTTGCAGCCAAGAAGCTTTTTGCACAGCAGGGGTATGACGGGACAAGTGTTCGTCAAATCTGTGATGAGGCGGGTGCGAATGTATCGCTGGTCTCGTATCATTTTGGTGGAAAAGAAAAGGTGTTCGAAGCATTATTTGAGCACTTTTTTCCTGATCATATGATGAACGAGTTGGCTGAAGAGTCCATGTCCTCCCCCGTGGAGGGTATCCGACGAATCATAGGTGAAGTTGTAAAGTTCACAATGACCGACCGAGAAATGAGCGATATTGTGCAGCTTGAAATTACGCTGCGTACCCATCGCACAGCTACCGTGTTTCGTTTTTTGGACCCCGTCTGGACCAGAGTGAGAGAACTGCTGCAAGAAGGCAAGGAGCAGGGCGTGTTTCAGATCGAGTCCGTATCTTATGCGATGCTTCAGGTCATGGGTGTGGCTTTGGCGCACAAACGGGCCAAGAATTCGCGGTTTAGCTTTGACTATCAGGATATGAACACAGATGAGCTGGCTGAGCAAACCATTGAATTCGTACTACGAGGATTGGGAGTGAATAGCAATGAACGAAACCATTGAATTGATGATGAAGCACCGCTCTGTGCGGAAATTCAAGCCAGACCCTGTAAGAGAGGAGCAGCTGGCAGCAATCGTGGCGGCCGGGCAGATGGCTTCCTCTTCAAGTAGTGTGCAGGCCTATACTATAATTGCTGTTACCGAACAGGAGCAGAAGGCCAAATTGGCTGAATTGGCAGGCAATCAGTCTTACGTCAATGAATGCCCTGTGTTTCTTGTATGGTGTGCTGACCTTTATCGCCTGAGTGATGCTGCCAAGCGTCATTTGCCTGAAAAGGAATCCTATGAGGACTCCACTGAAAACTTTATGGTGGCCACCATTGATGTTGCACTCGCATCGCAAAATGCTGCGCTTGCAGCAGAGTCACTAGGTTTCGGAATTGTATATATTGGCGGGCTGCGCAACCGTATTGAGGAAGTGAGCGAAGTATTGGGCTTGCCCGACGGCGTCTATCCAGTATATGGAATGTGCATTGGTGTTGCTGATCAGGATACGGGTATTCGTCCGCGTCTACCACTAGATGCTGTCCTGCACCATGGCCGCTATAACGCCGAGCAGACCCTCAAAGGCGTCGAGAGCTATGACGAAACGACTGCTGCATACATGAAGGAGCGCACTCAAGGGGAACGTTCTACACCGTGGTCCGAAATGATGGCGAAACGTCTTACAGAGCCGGTACGTCTACAGATGAAGCCATTCCTCGAAGGCAAAGGATTCTTGAAACGTTAAGTGTAAATACAAAAGAAGTCAGTCCGGCAGATGTCGACTGACTTCTTTTTTTGCATACTATATCTTTTTAATTGAGGAACCAGCACAAGAATGGATGCCAATTCGGACCTAAGGAAGATCGTAGAAGCGTTTCGTATTCTGATAAAAGAGACGCGCAGCCCGCTCCGTTCCCATACCGGTCACTTCACTCCACGCTTGAATGACCTGTCTGGTCATGGCTGGATGCGTCATTCTTCCCTGGAAAGGTCCCTCGAAAGGCCAAGGTCCATCAGTCTCTGCCATAACCTGCTCGGAAGGATACTGGCGAGCTAATTCGCGAATTTCCTCTTCGTATATGATATCAGGTGTAAATGAGACGAAGTATCCGTTGTCAGCCATTCGCTGGACGGTCCGCTTGGAGCCTTTGAACCAGTGAAAATGTGCCCGGCGATGATGATATTGCTCCAGCAGGTCACAGGCGATATCGGCATCCTCGTATACAGCGTGCAGCACAATCGGTTTACCGTGCCGTTTCGCTAGCTGGATAAATCGCTCCAACAGATCGATATAGCCGCTCTGATCAAAGTACTGTCCCGCCTGTTCAGCTTCCTGTCGGTTGTAATAAGGCAATCCAACTTCCCCAATCGCTGTGGCTTGTCCCATATGCTTTTCGATCCATTTGAAAAATAGATCCTGCTCTGCCAGGGACGGCAGGGGCTGCTCGGGATGGAACCCAAAGGCCGGATATACGGTACGAGGGTATTGGGAAGCTAGTTCTAGGTTACTCTGGGCAGAAGCCAGATTCATGGAAACGGCGATGACAGACTCAACCTGCTGGGATGGGAAGGAATGCAGCATCTCACGTTGTTCTTCAGGTGTATATTTGTCCAGGTGAAGATGTGCATCGATCAAGGGTGCAAAAGCGGTTGATTGCATGGATGGACCCCTCCTTTTTGTCTTTTACCAATGATACGCAGGGTAGTTTGTCTTGGATCACCCATTTTAGGGAAAAAATAACTCAAAAACCCGCACTATTTAGATAGGCGGGTTTTCTGCTGTTCTTCTCTCATCCACTGGGAAATCTGCCGTTTCCGTTCAAGAAAAGCAGATTCCTCCGTGATCGCTTCGCGACGTGGACGATCAAAGGGAACATCGACCTCGTGAAGTACAGCCGCAGGCCGATTTGATAAAACATAGATACGGTCCGCAAGCAATAATGCTTCCTCGATATTATGCGTAATGAACAGCACCGAGCGGCGGTTCTGTTCCCAGATATCGAGCAGCCAGCGCTGCATGTCGCTACGGGTCAGTGCATCCAGCGCACTAAAAGGCTCGTCTAGCAGCATCAGCTCCTGCGGACTGAGCAGGGCGCGCAGAAAGGCAACCCGCTGCTGCATGCCGCCCGATAACATATGCGGATAGGCTTGTTCGAACCCAGCCAGTCCGACACTGCTCAGCCACTTCCGGGCATCTGCAAGCGCCTCTGCTCGGGGTGGTGCATCCGCAGACACTTCACCTGCAAGCAGCACATTGTCCTCAATGGTACGCCATGGGAAGAGGGCAGGCTGCTGCGGCATATAGCTAATCTTGCCGCGTTGTCCGGTGACATCCTGACCATTCATCAGGATTTGTCCCTCCTGAGGTTTCAGCAGACCGCCGATGATGTGAAACAGGGTGCTTTTGCCACAGCCGGAAGGACCAACAATGGCTACGAATTCTCCTTGTTCCACGGTCAGAGAAAGGCCATCCAGAACGGGCAAAGTGCTGCGTCGCTCTCGGAACGAAGCATTCACGTTCAGAACTTCCAACGCGGGTGATGAATGATGTGCAGGTAAGGCAACGGCTCCATGCTCAGGAACTCCATTACTCGTTGGAGTGGTTGCACCTTCATCCGGCGCAGTAGCTACCCGCTCGTTGTGTTCGGGTGTCATCTTGTCATCACTTCCTAACCTTTATATGGTGCATATTTCAAAGTTATCGCTTTTGTGGTCGCCAGCGTACGAGCAGCTTCTCCAGTAGCGCAATGAGCAGGAAGAGCAGCAGACTCAATGCCACAATAATCATGATTGCCACGAAAAGACGATCCGTCCGATAGGCTGATTTTTGCAGCATCATATAATAGCCGATGCCCTTATCTGCACCGATCCATTCGGCGATAATCGCACCCATGACGCTGTACGTAGCGGCAATCTTAATCCCCGAGAACACCGAGGGCAATGCATGTGGAAGTTCGAGCTTCCAGAAAATTTGGCCGCGTTTTGCACCAGCCATGCGCATATAGTTCATCATCGCCGCATCGGTGCGGGTCAACCCGTCCATGGCAGCTACAGCTACCGGGAAGAAGCAGACCAGGATGATGGTAATTAGTTTGGGCAGCAGCCCAAATCCGAACCAGATCAGCAAGAGCGGAGCAAGCGCAATGGTCGGTATATTTTGACTAAGAATAAGTAATGGATAGAGTGCAGATTTCAAAAATGGAATCAGATGCAGCACCATCGCAATCAGTAATCCCACGAGCGTACCTGCTGCAAATCCTATTAATGTCAGCTGGATTGTTGCCGATGCATGCATGCCAAGTCGCTCGGCCTGGGAGGCTGCTTCATGGGCGATGTCCGAAGGCGCAGGCAGCATCCATTTCTCAATATGGAACAGGGAGACGGCTCCCTGCCATATCGCTATAAAGAGAATAACCGCCACAAAGGGCGGCCATACGCTTTTCCAATAGGCATGCATTAGCGATATTTCTCCGTCAGGGTGTCCATGCTGAAGCCACTTGGGCTATGGGCGATTTTGATCTGTGAGATGATGCTTGGGCTGCCAGCTTCCACGAGAACTTCGTGCATTTTGCGGACAACCTCCAGCAGTTCCTCTAGTTCTCCCTCCATCGTGGTATCGAGTGGATTAACCTGATATTTCAAGCCGGACTGCTGAATAACTTCAATGGCACGATCAACGTAAGGATAGGAATTTTCGCCATTTGGCGTTTTGGGAATGACTTGAATGCTAAGTAGTGTGCTTGCCATGAGAGATCACTTTTCCTTTCGAAATATATAAAATGAACTAATGACTGTTACACTTGCCACTTCGATGACAGAATAACCTTCCAATCGCTGTTATCCCCAGATTTTTTTGATTCCCTTCTCCAAAGGGAAAATCCGGTGATAAAGGCGAACGCTTCGCTTTTTCACGTTATTTCTGTCCTCTTCGTCATCGTGTAAATACTAAGTTCGTTTTATATGGATAATTTTATTGGGGTAAGAACTCGTTTGTATATGCTTTGGATACATCTACCTGCTCATCGAGCAGTTTTTTGCTAAACATCCAATCCGTATAGTTCTGCCATACTTCCTGCTTTTGCTCACCCCAGCGCGGTGCGTCATCCTGATATTTTGGACTCAGCCACTTCTGGCTTGCGAGTACAAGATCCTTATCCAGATCCGGTACGGCCTTGATCAGAATGTTGGCAGCGTCTTCGGGATGTTCAATCGCGTATTGATATCCTTCGGAAGTCGCTTTCAAGAACGCTTTAACCAGCTCGGGATCGTTCTGAATCGTCTTTTCATTGGTAACGAGTACAGGTGTGTAGTAGTCCAGTGAATCGGAATAATCTTTCACATATAACATGTCGATCGGTTCCCCGCGCAGTTCGGCTTCAATGCCCGTCCACGCGTAGAAGATCCAGGCAAAGTCGATATCGCGTTTCACAGCGGTGAAGAAGTCTGCATCGCCCATGCTAATATTTTTTACTTTGGATACATCGGCGCCTTCGCCTTCCATAATGGACTGCATCACAGCTTCTTCCACCGGAGAGCCCCAGCCACCATAGGTTTTACCTTCAAAATCTTTGGGGGATTTGATGTTCCGGTCCACCGGAGCGGCAAATCCGGACGTGTTATGCTGAATGACTGCAGCGATGGACACGAGCGGTACGCCCTGTGTGCGGGCCTGGGTTACACTCTCCTGATAACTTACGCCAAAAGGCACTTCGTTCGAAGCTACCATCGTATCCGCGCCTCCGGCACCTGGCTGTACAATCTCGACATTTAAGCCTTCGGCTTTGTAAAAACCTTGATCTACGGCCGCATACAGGCCGGTATGATTCGTATTTGGTGTCCAGTCCAGCACCACTTTAATATCCTTGAGGGCTGCGTTGTCACCTTCATTGCTGTTTTCGGTGTTGCTGCTGCCATTTTCTCCTGAAGGTGCAGCTTCTTTGCCGCCACATGCGGCCACAGCCACAAGTAGTACGCACAAGAGCATTAGGCCCATCATTTTACGCCATCTCATCTTCATTTCTCTCCTTCATGTTGTCCGGCCAGTGGCGCGGGGTACTCCTTGGCTTCATATCCAAGCTTCTTGCATAAATCGACAGATTTATACCAGCTATGATCCGGATGACGTCACTTTTTTTAGCTCTCTGGCTATATAAAAGAACATTAAAAAAGCGCCCCGTTAATCCGGGACGCGTGCAGGCGTTAGAGATGTGGCACTCAGCAAAGAGGCTGGGCCAATTCGATATACTCCGATTCCTACGCTGGCATGATCCAGATCAGGTCTAAGGGTCAGTATCTTGGTGGGATACACTCTCAGCCGGCCTATTCCGACTCCCCTGGGAAACTATGAAGTTACGGGCATTACTAGGTGTAATTATAGGCCAGAGGCCTACGCATGTCCAGTCAGGAACTGGATAGGGGCACGTATGAATGAATCAAAGAGGCCATTATACATGCGTATAACGACCTCTCTAGATGTGTGATTTTCAACAATTATCGTGGCGAATCATATAAGGAAATCTGACTGAGTGCAAAAGCATCGGATTTCGGGTCATAGCCTACCTGTTTCTGAGTGGTTTCCAGATTCAATCGTTTAAACCGATTATTCGAGATCCCATGCAGTATGGTGAAGGGCTCCAGATCTGTAGTTGTAATTGCTTTGAACATCAAATCACACAAGTCAGCCGGACTAAGATACGCGCTCATATCCCTTGCCTCCAGCGCGGGTCCATCCGGTTGGAAATCATCATATGCACCTATACGTATTGCTACACTTTGTAAACCTTCGGTATACGCAAAATAGGAAGCGAGCGATTCACCAAAACATTTGCTAACCCCGTACAAATTCCGTGGGCGTGTCGGCATATCCGGATAGACTTGAGCATCAATGGGATACCCCTCAATCGTCTGTGCACTGCTTGCCAGAATGACTCTCCGCACACCCTGGTCTTTAGCTGCACGGAATACATTAAACGTGCCCTTGATATTGATGTCCAACAACGATTCATAGAATCCAGCATGCGGGGAAGGATCTCCCGCCAGATGTACAACCACATCCATGCCTTCGCAAGCGTGCTGACAGGCTTCGGGATCTGTCACATCAAGTGTCATGATCTCATGGCTTGTCCCTTGATACGTATGCAGTCTGTCGATATTCAAATCCGTTAGTCGCAGGTGAAATGCTTCTGACAAGTGTTGGGACAAGTCACGTCCAATTTTTCCGGCTGCGCCGGTAATTA
This window of the Paenibacillus marchantiae genome carries:
- a CDS encoding heavy metal translocating P-type ATPase → MTCAACSTRIEKGLSRMEGVNQANVNLAIEQATVSYDPKTTNINALRDKVEALGYGTVTESVDLDITGMTCAACSTRIEKGLSRLPGVSRANVNLALETGHVEFAAGVLKATDITAKIKQLGYGAELQKTQEDTQSVRERELQRKKWKWMISALLSLPLLWAMVGHFSFTSWIWVPDLFMNPWFQLVLATPVQFVIGWQFYVGAYKALRNGSANMDVLVALGTSAAFFYSLYLTLTSGNAASTMMDHGGTGMATAAMPTVELYYETSAILITLILLGKWFEAVAKGRSSQAIKSLIELAPREARVIRDGQEVIVPSAYVAVGDLVLVKPGDSIPVDGVVEEGQSSVDESMLSGESLPVDKKPGDAVTGATLNKNGVLRLRATRVGSDTALSQIIKVVEQAQGSKAPIQRIADVISGIFVPIVVGIAAVTFLIWYFFASPGDFAGSLEKAIAVLVIACPCALGLATPTSIMAGSGRAAEYGVLFKGGEHLESAQQIQTVVLDKTGTVTQGKPVLTDVVTAPEWTETDLLQRVGAAEQSSEHPLAEAIVEGIRGKGLELVQSEQFENIPGYGVRARVQGQEILVGTRRLLTDAKVNVSEETMQQMNNLEEQGRTAMLVAVDGQWAGVVAVADTIKETSREAIQRLHAMGIDVIMITGDNERTARAVAEQAGINKVLAEVLPEGKAAEVKKLQESGLKVAMVGDGINDAPALATADIGMAIGTGTDVAMEAADITLMRGDLNSIADAIEMSRRTMGNIKQNLFWALGYNVIGIPIAAVGFLAPWLAGAAMAFSSVSVVLNSLRLQRMKLKSND
- a CDS encoding YhgE/Pip domain-containing protein encodes the protein MLQALRILLKKPPVIVGIVTALMFQVIFSVIWMTAYSGVNDRMNELTVAVVNEDGEQSKGIADRMAETLPFHTVTNLSAAEALDQLNHRKIHMVLNIPAGFNELIQTAGSTAEIKYTINEANPVTIKSMMQGVSQSVTNTINKQATAQGVQAVLTASGAPADQAAEAAANLTTRVEGTTTSINPVNGMNNQMVPMMMVLASYVGAMIMGMNLQTAMGMLSATHSRWTLFGARVVINLGSALVVSLLGSSLIVSLGGQIEQGFIAFWLFQALFLCTFMFFSQFFLICFGPAGSLFNIISLSLQLVSSGAMVPRELLNSFYSGIGQYLPATYAVQGVLSAQLGGPGVQSAAGSITIVLLVAVALSLVVTLLKKQRMPAGAPSPAQMNS
- a CDS encoding TetR family transcriptional regulator — encoded protein: MTEPELDIKTRILLAAKKLFAQQGYDGTSVRQICDEAGANVSLVSYHFGGKEKVFEALFEHFFPDHMMNELAEESMSSPVEGIRRIIGEVVKFTMTDREMSDIVQLEITLRTHRTATVFRFLDPVWTRVRELLQEGKEQGVFQIESVSYAMLQVMGVALAHKRAKNSRFSFDYQDMNTDELAEQTIEFVLRGLGVNSNERNH
- the nfsA gene encoding oxygen-insensitive NADPH nitroreductase, producing MNETIELMMKHRSVRKFKPDPVREEQLAAIVAAGQMASSSSSVQAYTIIAVTEQEQKAKLAELAGNQSYVNECPVFLVWCADLYRLSDAAKRHLPEKESYEDSTENFMVATIDVALASQNAALAAESLGFGIVYIGGLRNRIEEVSEVLGLPDGVYPVYGMCIGVADQDTGIRPRLPLDAVLHHGRYNAEQTLKGVESYDETTAAYMKERTQGERSTPWSEMMAKRLTEPVRLQMKPFLEGKGFLKR
- a CDS encoding TatD family hydrolase, with the translated sequence MQSTAFAPLIDAHLHLDKYTPEEQREMLHSFPSQQVESVIAVSMNLASAQSNLELASQYPRTVYPAFGFHPEQPLPSLAEQDLFFKWIEKHMGQATAIGEVGLPYYNRQEAEQAGQYFDQSGYIDLLERFIQLAKRHGKPIVLHAVYEDADIACDLLEQYHHRRAHFHWFKGSKRTVQRMADNGYFVSFTPDIIYEEEIRELARQYPSEQVMAETDGPWPFEGPFQGRMTHPAMTRQVIQAWSEVTGMGTERAARLFYQNTKRFYDLP
- a CDS encoding ABC transporter ATP-binding protein, translating into MTPEHNERVATAPDEGATTPTSNGVPEHGAVALPAHHSSPALEVLNVNASFRERRSTLPVLDGLSLTVEQGEFVAIVGPSGCGKSTLFHIIGGLLKPQEGQILMNGQDVTGQRGKISYMPQQPALFPWRTIEDNVLLAGEVSADAPPRAEALADARKWLSSVGLAGFEQAYPHMLSGGMQQRVAFLRALLSPQELMLLDEPFSALDALTRSDMQRWLLDIWEQNRRSVLFITHNIEEALLLADRIYVLSNRPAAVLHEVDVPFDRPRREAITEESAFLERKRQISQWMREEQQKTRLSK
- a CDS encoding ABC transporter permease, with product MHAYWKSVWPPFVAVILFIAIWQGAVSLFHIEKWMLPAPSDIAHEAASQAERLGMHASATIQLTLIGFAAGTLVGLLIAMVLHLIPFLKSALYPLLILSQNIPTIALAPLLLIWFGFGLLPKLITIILVCFFPVAVAAMDGLTRTDAAMMNYMRMAGAKRGQIFWKLELPHALPSVFSGIKIAATYSVMGAIIAEWIGADKGIGYYMMLQKSAYRTDRLFVAIMIIVALSLLLFLLIALLEKLLVRWRPQKR
- a CDS encoding thiamine-binding protein, which encodes MASTLLSIQVIPKTPNGENSYPYVDRAIEVIQQSGLKYQVNPLDTTMEGELEELLEVVRKMHEVLVEAGSPSIISQIKIAHSPSGFSMDTLTEKYR
- a CDS encoding ABC transporter substrate-binding protein produces the protein MRWRKMMGLMLLCVLLVAVAACGGKEAAPSGENGSSNTENSNEGDNAALKDIKVVLDWTPNTNHTGLYAAVDQGFYKAEGLNVEIVQPGAGGADTMVASNEVPFGVSYQESVTQARTQGVPLVSIAAVIQHNTSGFAAPVDRNIKSPKDFEGKTYGGWGSPVEEAVMQSIMEGEGADVSKVKNISMGDADFFTAVKRDIDFAWIFYAWTGIEAELRGEPIDMLYVKDYSDSLDYYTPVLVTNEKTIQNDPELVKAFLKATSEGYQYAIEHPEDAANILIKAVPDLDKDLVLASQKWLSPKYQDDAPRWGEQKQEVWQNYTDWMFSKKLLDEQVDVSKAYTNEFLPQ
- a CDS encoding NAD-dependent epimerase/dehydratase family protein — protein: MNILITGAAGKIGRDLSQHLSEAFHLRLTDLNIDRLHTYQGTSHEIMTLDVTDPEACQHACEGMDVVVHLAGDPSPHAGFYESLLDINIKGTFNVFRAAKDQGVRRVILASSAQTIEGYPIDAQVYPDMPTRPRNLYGVSKCFGESLASYFAYTEGLQSVAIRIGAYDDFQPDGPALEARDMSAYLSPADLCDLMFKAITTTDLEPFTILHGISNNRFKRLNLETTQKQVGYDPKSDAFALSQISLYDSPR